Sequence from the Ailuropoda melanoleuca isolate Jingjing chromosome 10, ASM200744v2, whole genome shotgun sequence genome:
GTTATTAAGTTCAGAGTCAGCCCTAGGGTCAAGGTCAATGTTAGGGTCAGGATTAGAGCAGGGTTATTGCTGtaatatttcattcttctgtttacAATCTTAACTTCCAGCATTAATTCAGGTACTGCTgtcaaagcaaaagaaacatttttcttcctgctaattttggtttatttttctccaggaATAGTAATGGATTTGGGGTACTCATTGGCCCAGtaattttaattgtattcttATGAACCATCAGATCCTTGTGATTCACACCTCTGAAAAgtcaaaatattccaaattttacttctttgtagATTTACAATCAGATGCTTGGGTACTAGGAACACAAGAACATGCAGTGCAATTTTAACAGGTttctatccttaaaaaaaaaaaaaaggtttgcaaCTTCTAAATTTCAAGATTATGGAATGACTGGAATAGAATTTGACCATTgaatttcccattctttttttttttttttttaagattttatttatttatttgacagagatagagacagtcagtgagagagggaacacaagcagggggagtgggagaggaagaagcaggctcccagcagaggagcctgacgtggggctcgatcccgtaacgccgggatcacgccctgagccgaaggcagacgcttaaccgctgtgccacccaggcgcccctgaatttccCATTCTATCTTCCTTTGAGCATTTGAGAAATGGCTAGCTAGCAACTCCCAAGGTTAGATAGTTTCAAATTTATGGAAAATTTATCGTCATTAATTGAGCCAAAGTGGCTTCTGACCATTCTTTTCACCTTCATACAGCAACAGAGTAAatctaatactttttttcatatgGCTCCTCAGTCTCTCTCCTCCACTCATGCACAGCAGTGTAGGTCTTTCTGCAAAGGTAATGCTATGACCACTGTCCCATTGGAGCATCCCATTAACTGGCTGAAATTTCCTGAAGGGCACAGAGGGTAGGCCCTGGCCTCCACCTGGATCACCAGCCACACCTCAAAGGTGTTCACCACCTGGTTCCCAGGAAGACTGAAACTCTCTTGATGGGTCCTGACATCCTCACACCCTAAGTTTGGAAGGATGGCTGGCGGTACTGGGCTTGTTCCCTTTGGACCCTGTGATGTAGGACAGATGACATGAGGGTTTGAagccgacggccaagaaagaattcttgagatgtctttggtgcaaaaaggtgattttattaaagcacagggacaggacccgtgggcagaaagagcctgCAATGGGGTCAGAAGTGGCCcgttatataccctcaagttgggagggggttagggatagcataagtctctaaggaattttggaagcacgatttctaggaccttgaggggctagctattgttgggaaagatcatttattaccgtctaatgaaaccttagtcatgagacccttcagatgtatatcggtgggccatatgcttgggggatgattgccaacacgtatcttgggggggttagagataaaggaaatttctaaagaaatttttatatgttaaagtagacttacaggatgaGGGGGATGGTGGGCGgatcaggctaggactgccttttgcccttagcaaacgGTCGACATTGACgtagttgagtccctagaggaatgccactctgcctgttttaaggacttgtcagtgggctgcagataataaggaaatttataatttttcttctgcctttgttccccaccccacctgaACTAGTCTAACGAAGCCCCCAAACCAACTCAAAAGTCGGAGGTAGGAGCCCACAGATCTGAAGGGAAGACTTGCTGAAGGTTGGAATGAGAAAACAACCCCTCTCACCACCAAACCTTTCTGGctgaagagaaaacaggaaatgacaGGAGAGCTCCTTGTTCCCTCCTGCCAGCGCAGGCTTCAGGCAGCCTCTGATTGGCGCACCGCCCCCCCCAGACCAGTGCTTCccgccccttccccacctctatccctcctcccctgctcactggTGCTGGGCACCTCTGATGCTTTCTGAAGATATCACAAAGCTTGTGGGACATTCCTCTTTCTAAcaccttcatttcattttttaaataccGTGAGCCTGACCCCTCTGTGATTCCACCCTGCAATGAAGAGGTTTACAGGGTTTAGAGGTTGAGGAGAAAAGAAGTCTAGGCCAGGGAACAACAGGAAATGGTTGGGGCCACAGAGACGGGCAGGAATCTCTGTTTCCCACACCTGGGATCTGAGGCAGAGGGATTATAGCACCAAAGGTTTTCCTATCTGGAAACTAAGGGATGTATTGAATGGTTCCCAAGATCCTTCCCAACTCTAAATCACAACGATGCTCCAGGGAGGTATTCTGTGGCAGTAGAATCGTGAGTTCCTAGAACTTTGTTCAAGCTGGGGCAAAGGACAAGGAATTGGAAAATTGAGGTGGGTGGCCTCTTGATCCCACCTAGTGTAGGATGAACAAGACTGGGAGTCTTCAACAACTTTCTTCTAGACAAGAATGCCCAGGGCCACAATTTCTggagagctttcttttttcctttgttttttttgacTCCTCCCCCCAGCACTTTCTCTTTAGTCTCTGCCAGCCTGGCCTCTCCTTCAGGCTATTTTATTACTGCCCAGTGGTTACTTAAGGCTGCTAACCTCTGCTCTAAAGCAATTAAATATCCAAGATCATATGTAGGAAGAAGGGCTAAAGGAAAAGGAACCAACTGCCTCCACAAGTCAGGGACCGACaactgaaaaagaacagaagagcCAGGAAGACCAGCAAACCAATCTGGTCTTTATTGAGGTGTCAGGGTAGAGTGGCCCCACGAAGGAGCAGAGCCTGGGCACTTGAAGAACACAGAGGCAGGATTTAAGGGTTTCTTTAGAGGCAGACCTGGGTATTTGGGCCAGGAGAAGGGCAGTGGGTGATGCGGGTGCTCAAAAGGACTTCAGGAACGCCCTATACTTGACCAGGAAAGGGGCGGACAGAGCATTTAGCTCTTGCTGGAGTTCCCGCAGAGCGCTCTCCTGCTCTTGCTGCTCCCCCACCATCTGCGTCCTGTAATAGTTGATGTAGAAGTTCACCCAGTCCTCCACCATCGTCACCATGGCTTCTTCAGGGACAGGAGGGTTAGGGAAGACCTGCGGGGGGACGGGGTGGCAAGGGAGAATGTGGTCAGCGGTGTGATTCAGGAATAACTCACAAACTCCGACATCGCCCTTTCTCTGATTTGCATTCCCTGTCTCAGTTTCCGTCAACTGCACCGTTGCTCTCCCAGCTCCAGATTAtgctcccttctctgccctcacCCACCTGCCAAGAGTCTAAGCCTGCCCTTTGAAACAGTGCCTGGGCTTACCTGTTGATTCAGCAGAACGTTAAATTCCTTCATTCCTGTAGAAATGAGATCCTTATTGGCCTGAAGAAGAGCCATCTGCCTAAGGTAAAGAAAGAGATAGAATTTAAGTAtcctttttcctcatttctgggTATTTCCCCCAATTCCCTCATTCCCCTTAAAGATCTCTGGTACCTTGCAGAACCACCTCCCCAGCACCTCTCAAATCATGCCCTGCTCTGAGATCACATTTCTCCCAGGCTGGCTCACCTGCAGGTCCAACAGTGCTACGTATGCCTCACCCACACTTTCTGGGGTATGTAGGTCCCTCTCTGAGCTAAATGTAGGCAAGGAGTCAAGTATCAGCCTAAGAGGGAAACGCCCTACGTCTAGGTCCTGAAGGAGGGTGATAGGTCAAccaggggatgggaaggagggagacgtTTCCCTGAAGTTAAAAGATAGCAAGGCTAAGAAAAACAGATAAGTGGGAGACACCCAGAAAACCAAACTCAGGACAGATCCTTGCCATCTGCCCCACATCCCCATATCCGTGCTCCAAAACTAAAATTCAGGCCAACAAAACTAATATTAACTGACTCCCCGTTACATGACAgacactttttttcattttattttaactccagtatacttaacatgcagtgttatattagtttcaggcgtataAGACagggattcaacaattccatatgtCGCCCTgtgttcatcatgacaagtgaacttcttaatccccttcatctgtttcacccatccccctacctactTCCCCTCTGCTAATCATCAGTTTAttctcaatagttaagagtctgtttcttggccggtctctctccttctctgtctctctttcccttgctcatttgttttgttgcctaaattcctcatatgagtgaaatcatgtagtgtctttctctgactgacttattttgcttaattccacttatattctctagctccatccatgtcattgcaaatggcaagatttcattctcttttatggctgaatactattccattatatatatattctccaaTTCATAGATGGTATATTATAGCAGCTATAGTAATCatttgtgtcaggcactgtttcaAGCATTCAGTAAGgtatttatccttattttaaaaatcccattggGCAGAGACTAATAGAAGCCACATTTTGTGGATGAGACACCTGAAAGATGTGGGCAACTGGACTCTACCAGGCTGTGCGCCATAGGAATGGAGACACATTTgtgacagctgggtggctcagttggttgtgtgtccaactcttggtttcagctcaggtcgtgatctcagaatGGTGAGAAGGAGCACCcccattgggttctgtgctcagtgggaagtctgcttaagattctctccctctccctctgcccctcccccgcaaaataaataaataaattttaaaaaaagaatggaaacacaTGTCTTGTTCTCTACCATATCATCAGGtattcaacaaagcagaaatacttttttctttttaaatattttcctaaatattttcctGGAAACACATGTCTTGTTCTCTACCATATCATCAGGtattcaacaaagcagaaatacttttttctttttaaatattttcctttttaaatattttctatttaaatattttcctaataatatttcctaaatatttaaatattttcttgttctctACCATATCATCAGGtattcaacaaagcagaaatacttttttctttttaaatattttcctaaatattttccaaGAAACACATGTCTTGTTCTCTACCATATCATCAGGtattcaacaaagcagaaatacttttttctttttaaatattttcctaatgttttccatttttagtagatgtttttcaaattttgaaatcaCCAAATGCTAATTGAAGTTAAGTGCTTTGAAACAGTTGtttcaaaacaatacaaaaatgtaCACTGAAAAAGTTGGTCATTTTTGTTTCCTCCCCCAACAGAGTAACCAGCattaaagatgcatttatttccTGTCACATCTCTCTCCATTCAAAAACCAACATTAACAGGCACCTACATACTCATGAAGGCTTTGttgatttgcttttttgtttatcacattttcttagttaacatacaacaaaattgatttctctttgtgtacatttatgaattttatcACATAGATTCATATAACCACTACCACAATTAGGACACAGAATATTTCTATCCACCCCAAAAAACTCCTCTATGCTACCCCTTTGTAGTGACCCCCACTGCCATACCTAAACCCtgccaaccactgatctgttctccatcacAACAGTTTAGTGTTTTTGAGGGTGTCCtataatggaattatacagtTTATAGCCTTTGAGagtggtttctttcactcagaataatgCCCTTAAAGTTCATGCAAGTTGTTGCAAGTAGCAGTAAGCTGTTCCTTTTCGTTGCTGAGTATGCATCACACAGACGCACGTAGTGTGTTTATTccttcacccactgaaggacatctggattATTTGCAGTTTGCGGCAGGCACGGATAGAGCTGCTACCAATATTTgcgtacagatttttgtgtgcacatgttttcatttatctagGGTAGAAAATACGTGTTAccactaggagaaaaaaaattgtaatacaACCTGACAAGGAACATGGGTACAGAATGGATGACAAACTCTTACTGTTTTATTATCAGACTACAATCTAGTCTTTTAAATGGCTAAACGACTAATACAGACATTTcacaaagaagatacacaaatagccaataagcatatgcaaagatattcaacattattacttgtcagggaaatacaaattagagCTACAAGGTGATACCATGACATGACCACTACAgtgactaaaattttaaaagattaagtgttggtgaggatatgggaTGAATAGAATTCTGATACATTGCTAAGGGAGTGTAagatggtgcaaccactttggaaaacgatttggcaatttcttataaagttcaACATACGCTTACCACATGCCCCATCAATTTcgtgagaaataaaaatacatgtctACAATAACGCTTGCATGCAaatacaaatgttcacagcagctttattcataataaccaaaaaatgggaacaacccaaatgtccaataaCCACTGAATAGAGACACAgattgtggtatattcacacaattatatactactcagcaataaaaaggaacagactaaTGGTGCTCATGACAACATGATGAATCTCAGAATaattatgttgagcaaaagaagtcagacatacaataaagaggaagaaacggggaataaaaaagacatgaagcagggaggtgggtggggggatgggtgaaacaggtgaaggggactaagagtaCGTTTATCCTGATGAGCACTAAGCAATATACGGtattgttgaatcattattttgtacacctgaaacttaatataacactgtatgttaactaccctgaaattaaaatttttagaaaaaaaagaaaccagatataAAGTATGATATACAATATAATTCTATATCTATGAaattttcaagcaaaaataatcgatagtgacagaaagcagatccaAACACAAGAGTGGAGATTAAAATGCAAAACTGCCCAAGGGAAATTTTTTGGACAACAGAAATATATGTATCCTGATTATGACGAACAGTTTCATGCACCGTTACCAGGAGTGTGAATTGGTAAAACTTTTTAGAAGGATAATTTGACAAACttgttcaaattaaaaaatacatatgcttcAACCCAATGATTCTGCTTTGAACtctgttttaaagaattattcataTTCAATGCCCAGAAAGGCCTGTAAAAGGAACTTgccataataataatgaaattatttgtaataatgaaaaggcagaaaaaccCAAACACTCATTAATATGGGGAGTCATTAAAGAAATATGGCACATTCATCCTATGGCATGACATGcagctattaaaataaatgaggtaGATATTTATGTGCTGTTATGAAAAGATATCTAGGATAACAttaaaaaggggtgcctgggtggctcagtcagttaagcatctgcctttgactcaggtcatgatcccagagtcctgggatcgaaccccgcatcaggttccttgctcagtggggagcctacttctccctctgcctgctgctccccctgcttgtgctctctctctctgacaaataaatttaaaaagtctttaagatAATGTTAAAT
This genomic interval carries:
- the AHSP gene encoding alpha-hemoglobin-stabilizing protein, coding for MALLQANKDLISTGMKEFNVLLNQQVFPNPPVPEEAMVTMVEDWVNFYINYYRTQMVGEQQEQESALRELQQELNALSAPFLVKYRAFLKSF